The following are encoded together in the Bradyrhizobium sp. CCGUVB1N3 genome:
- a CDS encoding LacI family DNA-binding transcriptional regulator: MKKVTLLDLAREANVGTATVERVLNARGNVSPETAERVALAARRLGYDRRLPDRYRGVVKIEVMMVRPDTPFFARLNQAFARIAASLDSSVVVHRTFLDELDPHGLARHIANPGFRRSGLIIAAPDHSEVRARLREAKASGVAIVHIVSRIGAEHDSFVGIDNYAAGRSAAYYMTNMLKTRSGSLVALCHSGAYDVHRERVRGFSDYLAEHGDPAHLFALVMFGLDDRLRSAEAFDGALRQCRDVIGVYNAGGANSGIGSVLERHGRTKSIMWIGHELTENSRRWLKSGLMSIVFDQAPETQARRAIDLVLQRIGFIDVEVSNEPVRFLTVTSENL; encoded by the coding sequence ATGAAGAAGGTCACGTTGCTCGACTTGGCCCGAGAGGCGAACGTGGGCACCGCTACCGTGGAGCGGGTTCTCAATGCGCGCGGCAACGTGAGCCCCGAAACAGCCGAAAGAGTCGCCCTGGCGGCTCGCAGGCTGGGCTACGATCGTCGGCTGCCGGATCGCTATCGGGGGGTCGTCAAAATTGAGGTCATGATGGTTCGTCCGGATACGCCTTTCTTCGCGCGGCTCAATCAGGCCTTCGCGCGGATCGCCGCGTCGCTGGACTCAAGCGTTGTCGTCCACCGTACTTTTCTCGACGAGCTTGATCCTCATGGACTCGCACGCCACATCGCCAACCCCGGATTCCGCCGGTCTGGCCTGATCATCGCGGCGCCGGATCATTCCGAAGTAAGAGCAAGGTTACGAGAAGCGAAGGCATCAGGTGTCGCCATCGTTCATATCGTCTCGCGTATTGGTGCCGAGCACGATTCGTTCGTAGGCATCGATAACTATGCTGCCGGGCGTTCGGCCGCCTACTACATGACGAACATGCTCAAAACGCGATCCGGGAGCCTTGTGGCTCTATGTCACAGCGGCGCTTACGACGTTCACAGAGAGCGTGTGCGTGGCTTCTCCGATTATTTGGCGGAGCATGGCGATCCGGCGCATTTGTTTGCGCTCGTCATGTTCGGGCTAGACGATCGTTTGCGATCAGCGGAGGCGTTTGACGGCGCATTGCGGCAATGCCGAGATGTTATCGGCGTCTACAATGCCGGCGGTGCGAATTCCGGCATTGGCTCTGTCCTGGAGCGGCACGGTCGGACCAAATCGATCATGTGGATCGGCCACGAACTGACCGAAAATTCGCGCCGATGGCTCAAATCCGGGCTCATGAGCATTGTATTCGATCAGGCCCCGGAAACCCAGGCAAGGCGCGCCATTGACCTGGTTCTTCAGAGGATAGGCTTCATCGATGTAGAAGTATCGAATGAGCCGGTGCGGTTCCTTACCGTGACCTCGGAAAACCTCTAA
- a CDS encoding SDR family NAD(P)-dependent oxidoreductase: MTKRLEGKVALVTGASKGIGAEIAARLAAEGAAVAVNYSASKQAADRVVAAIIAKGGKAAAVHGNLADAKTVKGVLAETVKAFGAIDILVNNAGIYEFAPLEAITDEHFHKHFDLNVLGLLLISGEAVRHFNPKGGSIINISSGVSTIAPANTAVYTATKASVDAISAVLSKELAPRKIRVNAVNPGMIATEGVVSAGLHEGEMRKWIESVTPLGRIGKVEEIAAAVAFFASDDASYITGETLHVTGGLR, translated from the coding sequence ATGACCAAGAGACTTGAAGGAAAAGTTGCGCTCGTGACCGGCGCATCCAAAGGCATCGGCGCTGAAATCGCCGCCCGGCTCGCGGCTGAGGGTGCGGCGGTCGCGGTCAACTACAGCGCCAGCAAGCAGGCCGCCGACCGCGTGGTCGCCGCCATCATCGCCAAGGGTGGCAAAGCCGCCGCCGTCCACGGTAACTTGGCCGATGCCAAAACCGTGAAAGGCGTGCTCGCGGAGACCGTGAAAGCATTCGGTGCGATCGACATCCTCGTCAACAACGCGGGCATTTACGAGTTCGCGCCGCTCGAGGCCATCACCGACGAGCATTTCCACAAGCATTTCGACCTCAATGTGCTCGGCCTCCTTCTGATCTCGGGGGAAGCGGTGCGGCACTTCAACCCCAAGGGCGGAAGTATCATCAACATCAGCTCCGGCGTATCGACCATCGCGCCGGCGAACACCGCCGTCTACACCGCGACGAAAGCATCGGTGGATGCGATCTCCGCCGTGCTGTCCAAGGAACTGGCGCCGCGCAAGATCCGCGTCAACGCCGTCAATCCGGGCATGATCGCCACCGAAGGTGTGGTGTCCGCCGGCCTGCACGAGGGCGAGATGCGCAAGTGGATCGAATCCGTCACCCCGCTCGGCCGCATCGGCAAGGTTGAGGAGATCGCCGCCGCGGTGGCCTTCTTCGCTTCGGACGACGCGTCCTACATCACGGGCGAGACACTTCACGTCACCGGCGGCCTTCGCTGA
- a CDS encoding YkgB family protein, producing the protein MITLANTAQSPLVRALERSGLLADDLDYHVVRASMVIMFFFFGYQKWFPYEFERLVPFISNGPLISWLYPAFGHAGASYFLGLSEWTFGSLLLAGFWDTRLGVLGALGSTGTFIATVTIIPFMPEGWDIAAGGFPAMTGNVPFLMKDVVLLAVSLYLLRQDVVRLTRQ; encoded by the coding sequence ATGATTACACTTGCCAACACCGCTCAAAGTCCGCTTGTCCGCGCGCTGGAAAGGTCCGGGCTTCTCGCCGATGATCTCGACTACCACGTTGTCCGAGCCTCCATGGTGATCATGTTCTTCTTCTTCGGTTACCAGAAGTGGTTTCCGTACGAATTCGAGAGACTGGTCCCGTTCATCAGCAACGGTCCGTTGATCTCGTGGCTCTATCCCGCGTTCGGCCACGCCGGTGCCAGCTACTTCCTGGGCTTGTCGGAGTGGACGTTCGGGTCCCTGCTCCTCGCGGGCTTCTGGGACACGCGGCTTGGCGTTCTTGGCGCCTTGGGCTCGACCGGCACCTTCATCGCAACGGTCACCATCATTCCGTTCATGCCGGAGGGCTGGGACATCGCCGCAGGAGGCTTCCCGGCGATGACGGGCAACGTCCCCTTCCTGATGAAGGACGTCGTTCTGCTCGCCGTCTCGCTCTACCTCCTGAGGCAGGACGTCGTTCGCCTGACGCGGCAATAA
- a CDS encoding helix-turn-helix transcriptional regulator: MVQFVHPPRDEITLAGVLGALADPMRLRIVKSLVAQNDCMSCTEAAPCPDMAKSTLSNHFRILREAGLVRTSKQGVQHRNVLREEDINARFPKLLKTILSFPD; the protein is encoded by the coding sequence ATGGTGCAGTTCGTTCACCCACCGCGAGACGAGATCACACTGGCCGGAGTGCTTGGAGCCCTCGCGGATCCGATGCGGCTGCGTATCGTCAAAAGCCTGGTCGCGCAGAACGATTGCATGTCGTGCACCGAGGCGGCGCCTTGCCCTGACATGGCGAAGTCGACCCTGTCGAACCATTTTCGGATCCTGCGGGAGGCCGGCCTGGTCCGGACGTCAAAGCAAGGTGTCCAGCACCGCAACGTCCTGCGCGAGGAGGACATCAATGCGCGATTTCCGAAATTGCTCAAAACGATCTTGAGCTTTCCTGACTGA
- a CDS encoding MocE family 2Fe-2S type ferredoxin, which translates to MTNWIEVGALDDIEQEGAIRVYHEGKSYAVYRSPDNEVFCTDGLCTHEKVHLADGLVMDYEIECPKHQGAFDYRTGEALRLPACVNLRVYPAKLEGRRISIDVG; encoded by the coding sequence ATGACGAATTGGATTGAAGTCGGCGCTCTGGATGACATCGAACAGGAGGGCGCAATCCGCGTTTACCACGAGGGGAAGTCCTATGCAGTCTACCGCTCGCCCGACAATGAAGTGTTCTGCACTGACGGGCTCTGCACCCACGAAAAGGTCCATCTCGCTGACGGCCTAGTCATGGATTACGAGATTGAGTGCCCGAAGCACCAGGGAGCCTTCGATTACCGGACCGGCGAAGCCCTGCGGCTTCCTGCTTGCGTCAATCTAAGGGTCTATCCTGCCAAGCTGGAGGGCAGGCGTATCAGCATCGATGTCGGCTGA
- a CDS encoding sugar phosphate isomerase/epimerase: MGGLIVLQSLWAMERRQTDGVERSLEENLALIIQAGFGGVSAHCTNRDNVRRIVSVLGDRDMAIEGQAFPKTIDDLKPVLDIASEFGVRHINLQPDVRPRRLEDCFPLIEGWRRLGEEADIPVYIETHRDRMTTDLYFTLDLLDRYPDLRLIADLSHILVGREFAWPVSDENHALVHRILDASWAFHGRVATREQVQIEISFPHHRPWVDLFLRWWDYGFRGFRRRAGREVPICFTCELGPKPYAITGRDGNDTTDRWAESLMMKELVEQLYAKIESEEEH, translated from the coding sequence ATGGGCGGGCTGATCGTACTCCAGTCGCTCTGGGCCATGGAGCGCCGACAGACGGACGGAGTCGAGCGGTCTTTGGAAGAAAATCTCGCGCTGATCATCCAAGCCGGCTTCGGCGGCGTCAGCGCGCATTGTACCAACCGCGACAACGTCCGACGCATTGTCAGCGTTCTCGGCGACCGAGACATGGCGATTGAAGGGCAGGCCTTCCCGAAGACGATCGACGACCTCAAGCCTGTTCTCGACATCGCATCCGAGTTCGGCGTCCGCCACATCAATCTTCAGCCCGATGTCCGGCCGCGACGATTGGAGGATTGCTTTCCGCTGATCGAGGGCTGGCGGCGCCTCGGTGAAGAGGCCGACATTCCAGTTTACATCGAAACCCACCGCGATCGTATGACGACGGACCTCTACTTCACGCTCGATCTGCTCGACCGTTACCCCGACTTACGGCTCATCGCCGATTTGTCCCATATCCTGGTAGGCCGCGAATTCGCATGGCCGGTCTCAGACGAAAATCACGCGTTGGTTCATCGGATCCTCGATGCCTCGTGGGCATTCCACGGGCGCGTGGCCACGCGCGAACAGGTCCAGATCGAAATTTCGTTCCCGCATCACCGGCCTTGGGTCGATCTGTTCCTGCGGTGGTGGGATTATGGCTTCCGCGGTTTCCGCCGGCGCGCCGGCCGGGAGGTCCCCATCTGTTTTACCTGCGAACTCGGCCCTAAGCCGTACGCAATCACTGGCCGTGACGGGAACGACACGACCGATCGCTGGGCCGAGTCGTTGATGATGAAAGAGTTGGTCGAGCAGCTTTACGCCAAGATCGAGTCGGAGGAGGAACACTAA
- a CDS encoding NAD(P)-dependent oxidoreductase, protein MSSLKGKTLFISGASRGIGLAIALRAARDGASVAIAAKTAEPHPKLKGTIFTAADEVRAAGGKALPVICDIRDEAQVIAAVDKTVAEFGGIDICVNNASAISLTNSQATDMKRFDLMMNINTRGTFMVSKYCIPHLKKAENPHILMLSPPLDMKAKWFERSTAYTIAKFGMSMCVLGLSAELKSAGVAVNALWPRTTIATAAVGNLLGGDAMMRASRTPAIMGHAAYVILTKPSREFTGQFCIDDKLLYASGVRDFEHYRVDPSVPLAVDFFVPDDDVPPPGVTVAPPR, encoded by the coding sequence ATGTCATCCCTCAAAGGCAAGACGCTGTTTATCTCGGGTGCGAGCCGCGGCATTGGGCTTGCGATCGCGCTGCGCGCAGCTCGCGACGGCGCCAGTGTCGCGATCGCCGCGAAGACCGCTGAGCCGCATCCGAAGCTGAAGGGGACCATATTTACCGCCGCCGACGAGGTGCGCGCGGCCGGCGGCAAGGCGCTGCCAGTCATCTGCGATATTCGCGACGAAGCCCAGGTGATCGCAGCTGTTGACAAGACCGTCGCCGAATTCGGTGGCATCGATATCTGCGTCAACAACGCCAGCGCCATTAGTCTGACCAACTCCCAGGCAACCGACATGAAGCGGTTCGACCTGATGATGAACATCAACACCCGCGGCACTTTCATGGTGTCGAAATACTGCATCCCGCATCTGAAGAAGGCGGAAAACCCGCACATCCTTATGCTGTCGCCGCCGCTCGACATGAAGGCGAAATGGTTCGAGCGCTCCACCGCCTATACCATAGCGAAGTTTGGCATGAGCATGTGCGTGCTGGGACTGTCAGCCGAGCTGAAGAGCGCGGGCGTCGCGGTCAACGCGCTGTGGCCGCGCACGACGATCGCTACCGCCGCGGTCGGCAATCTCCTTGGCGGCGACGCCATGATGCGCGCGAGCCGCACGCCGGCGATCATGGGACATGCGGCTTATGTGATCCTCACGAAGCCGTCGCGCGAGTTCACCGGGCAGTTCTGCATCGATGACAAGCTGCTCTATGCCAGCGGAGTGCGTGACTTCGAGCACTATCGCGTGGATCCCTCTGTCCCGCTGGCGGTGGACTTCTTTGTGCCCGACGACGACGTGCCGCCGCCTGGGGTCACGGTAGCGCCCCCGCGCTAG
- a CDS encoding ABC transporter permease, which produces MGANASVEAIAADERIRKVSSFRRRLIRPELGAICGTIAVFLFFFVVAPDSGMFSLQGFMNWGVIAAQFAIIAVGACLLMIAGEFDLSVGSMIGFSGIVIALFSTVGGCPMWLAILIAFVVALAVGAVNGFLVIRTGLPSFIVTLASLFVLRGLTIYVPIKTNGTTIISGLDAAAKGDWLAPIFGGKVLHGLFVWLADNGLVDKFKVGAKAGQPVVDGIPMLMVWAVVLVLLGHLLLTQTAFGNWIFSSGGDAGASRNVGVPVGRVKVLMFMLSAFCATVFAACQALEFGSAVADRGLLKEFEAIIAVVIGGSLLTGGYGTVIGAALGALIFGVVQQGLFFAGVDSSLFRVFLGIILLSAVLLNTYIRRLITGER; this is translated from the coding sequence ATGGGCGCGAACGCTTCGGTTGAAGCGATAGCTGCAGATGAACGTATTCGAAAAGTGTCTTCTTTCCGCAGAAGACTGATTCGACCCGAACTCGGGGCGATCTGCGGCACGATCGCAGTTTTTCTCTTCTTCTTTGTCGTCGCTCCCGACTCGGGAATGTTTTCGCTGCAGGGCTTCATGAACTGGGGCGTTATCGCAGCTCAATTCGCAATCATCGCGGTTGGCGCGTGCCTTTTGATGATAGCAGGCGAATTCGACCTCTCGGTCGGCTCAATGATTGGCTTTTCTGGGATCGTCATAGCGCTGTTTTCGACTGTCGGCGGCTGTCCGATGTGGTTGGCGATCCTCATCGCCTTCGTGGTTGCGCTTGCGGTCGGCGCCGTCAATGGATTCTTGGTGATCCGTACCGGTCTGCCATCCTTCATTGTGACACTCGCATCGCTTTTTGTCCTGCGCGGGCTCACGATCTACGTTCCCATCAAGACGAACGGAACGACGATCATCAGCGGCCTTGACGCCGCCGCCAAGGGCGATTGGCTGGCCCCCATCTTTGGGGGCAAGGTTCTCCATGGCTTGTTCGTTTGGCTTGCCGATAACGGACTCGTCGACAAATTCAAGGTCGGGGCCAAGGCAGGCCAACCGGTCGTCGACGGCATTCCTATGCTCATGGTCTGGGCGGTCGTCCTGGTGCTGCTTGGGCACCTGCTCTTGACGCAGACCGCGTTCGGCAACTGGATATTTTCCTCCGGCGGCGATGCCGGCGCCTCTCGCAATGTTGGCGTGCCCGTCGGCAGAGTCAAAGTCTTGATGTTCATGCTCTCTGCATTCTGTGCAACCGTGTTCGCAGCGTGCCAGGCCCTGGAATTCGGGTCGGCGGTCGCCGATCGCGGGCTGCTCAAGGAATTTGAAGCCATCATTGCCGTCGTGATCGGCGGTTCGCTGCTGACTGGTGGGTACGGGACCGTGATCGGGGCGGCACTCGGAGCGCTGATCTTTGGCGTGGTCCAACAGGGGCTCTTCTTTGCTGGAGTGGACAGCTCCCTGTTCCGAGTCTTTCTCGGAATCATTCTGCTCTCCGCCGTCCTCCTGAATACCTACATCCGTCGCCTGATCACCGGAGAACGCTGA
- a CDS encoding ATP-binding cassette domain-containing protein, whose product MAPILQLTDIGKHYGMVIALAGVSFAVNAGEVHCLLGDNGAGKSTLIKTMSGVVQPSRGKIFLNGEETRFADARHAIDCGIATVFQDLAMIPLMSVTRNFFLGREPRKSIGPLKRFDFATADRITMEEMARMGIRLREPSQAVGTLSGGERQSVAIARAVYFGARVLILDEPTSALGVRQTANVLSTIDKARKRGVGVVFITHNVRHAMAIGDRFTVLNRGKTLGTALHGEVTQDELQNLMAGGEELAELAGSLRGTV is encoded by the coding sequence ATGGCTCCGATCTTGCAACTAACCGATATCGGAAAGCACTACGGAATGGTAATTGCTTTGGCCGGGGTCAGCTTTGCTGTTAACGCGGGTGAGGTGCATTGTTTGCTCGGCGACAATGGAGCCGGAAAATCCACGCTGATCAAAACCATGTCAGGCGTCGTTCAGCCGTCGAGAGGAAAGATCTTTCTGAACGGAGAGGAAACCAGGTTCGCCGATGCCCGTCATGCGATCGACTGCGGCATCGCCACCGTATTCCAGGATCTCGCGATGATCCCTTTGATGTCGGTGACGCGCAACTTCTTTCTCGGCCGGGAGCCAAGAAAGAGTATCGGCCCGCTCAAGAGGTTCGACTTTGCCACCGCTGACCGCATCACCATGGAGGAAATGGCGCGCATGGGCATACGCTTGCGCGAACCCAGCCAGGCGGTCGGCACTTTGTCGGGCGGTGAACGCCAATCGGTCGCTATCGCGCGCGCCGTCTATTTCGGAGCGCGGGTGCTGATTTTGGATGAGCCAACTTCGGCGTTGGGGGTGCGACAGACTGCGAACGTTCTTTCGACGATCGATAAAGCCCGGAAGAGGGGCGTTGGCGTCGTTTTCATCACACACAATGTCCGGCACGCGATGGCCATAGGCGATCGGTTTACCGTTCTCAATCGTGGCAAGACGCTCGGCACCGCACTTCATGGCGAGGTTACCCAGGACGAACTGCAAAACCTGATGGCAGGAGGAGAAGAGCTCGCCGAGTTGGCAGGCTCACTCCGCGGCACTGTTTGA
- a CDS encoding NAD(P)/FAD-dependent oxidoreductase, with amino-acid sequence MAGIVIIGAGECGVAAALTLREAGYAGLVTLIGAEAHLPYERPPLSKATMTDEREPSPKTIADRGRLAGASIDLRTSNPVQAINRREKRVLLADNTSVAYDKLLLATGANPRRLPNASARVAYLRTYDDALRIRTLLRPNSRIVMIGAGFIGLELAASARQRGAIVHVIEAQSRILKRAVPEEIAAAVTARHSAEGVEILCDRSIAAIEENGSSILVLTTDGRQFEADVCIVGIGAAPVTDLAQVAGLDIENGIAVDECLRTSDPDIFAAGDCCSFPLATCDGLRVRLESWRNAREQGRLAARNMLGANLQHNAVPWFWSDQYDMQLYVAGLLNDECTTVRRNLPEESFVLFHLAAGGRLIAASGLGKGYAVAREIRLAEMLIAKRAKPQPHQLAAVDVKLKTLLAA; translated from the coding sequence ATGGCAGGAATCGTAATCATCGGTGCGGGCGAGTGCGGCGTGGCCGCCGCCTTGACCCTGCGCGAGGCGGGCTATGCCGGCCTGGTGACTCTAATTGGAGCTGAAGCCCATCTGCCTTACGAGCGGCCGCCGCTCTCGAAAGCCACGATGACGGACGAACGCGAGCCTTCACCCAAGACAATCGCGGACCGCGGCCGCCTGGCGGGGGCTTCGATCGACTTGAGGACGTCGAACCCAGTCCAGGCGATAAACCGCCGTGAAAAGAGGGTCCTTTTGGCGGACAACACTTCGGTAGCCTACGACAAACTATTGCTTGCGACCGGCGCTAACCCGCGGCGGCTGCCGAACGCGTCCGCGAGGGTCGCCTATCTCAGGACTTATGACGACGCGCTGCGTATCCGCACGCTCCTGCGGCCCAATTCTCGGATAGTGATGATTGGCGCTGGGTTTATCGGGCTGGAGCTGGCGGCCTCGGCGAGACAGCGCGGCGCCATTGTCCATGTCATCGAAGCTCAGTCGCGGATCCTGAAGCGGGCGGTGCCGGAGGAAATCGCGGCCGCGGTAACTGCGCGGCATTCGGCCGAGGGAGTCGAGATATTGTGCGACCGTAGTATCGCAGCGATCGAAGAAAACGGTTCTTCCATTCTCGTTCTGACGACGGATGGTCGCCAATTTGAAGCAGATGTTTGCATCGTCGGCATTGGCGCGGCCCCTGTGACGGATCTGGCGCAAGTTGCCGGGCTTGACATCGAAAACGGCATCGCCGTCGACGAATGCTTGCGCACCTCCGATCCCGATATCTTCGCGGCCGGCGACTGCTGTTCCTTCCCGCTTGCGACTTGTGATGGACTCCGCGTCAGGCTGGAGTCGTGGCGCAATGCCCGGGAGCAAGGGCGGCTTGCGGCTCGAAACATGCTTGGTGCCAATCTCCAGCACAACGCCGTTCCCTGGTTTTGGTCGGACCAATATGACATGCAGCTTTACGTAGCAGGTTTGCTGAACGACGAGTGCACGACAGTCCGTCGCAACCTGCCCGAAGAAAGCTTCGTGCTTTTTCATCTCGCGGCTGGCGGACGCCTCATTGCCGCAAGCGGCCTTGGCAAGGGCTACGCGGTGGCCAGGGAAATCCGACTCGCCGAGATGCTGATCGCCAAGCGCGCGAAGCCGCAGCCGCATCAGCTGGCTGCAGTCGACGTCAAGCTCAAAACGCTTCTGGCCGCGTGA
- a CDS encoding sterol desaturase family protein, translating into MDDLKYGTRNKRGDWSPGEPAATAPLFVFPPQPLKFLRWLPSYFLPYNLLFALSAVVWWHWVLPEPEVMKSFAWGWILKLFIINCIAVFVFYGVFELRLYALRAQGSRFKYNGKWPSEQRSKAFFFERQNVDNMMRVFGTGLPIWTTIQVAILYAFANGYVPWLTFAENPWYLLVLALLVPIIHETHFFILHRTIHWGPLYKWVHSVHHNSVNPSPWSSLSMHPIEQLGYLGVALWHLIVPSNPILALYQLHFAGFGAIPGHIGFDKVEITEGAMVDSHAYIHYLHHKYFEVNYGDGLIPFDKWFGTFHDGSRESEARMQARYQRTKQRANSKAQAKGAVTAD; encoded by the coding sequence ATGGACGATCTGAAATATGGCACCCGTAACAAGCGCGGCGATTGGTCTCCTGGCGAACCGGCCGCTACTGCCCCGCTGTTCGTCTTCCCGCCGCAGCCGCTCAAATTCCTGAGGTGGCTGCCCAGCTATTTCCTGCCTTACAATCTTCTCTTTGCGCTTTCAGCGGTCGTCTGGTGGCATTGGGTGCTGCCGGAACCCGAAGTCATGAAATCGTTCGCCTGGGGGTGGATACTCAAGCTATTCATCATCAACTGCATTGCAGTTTTCGTTTTCTACGGTGTGTTCGAGCTGCGGCTTTATGCGTTGCGCGCTCAAGGCAGCCGCTTCAAATACAACGGAAAATGGCCTTCCGAGCAGAGGAGCAAGGCGTTCTTTTTCGAAAGACAGAACGTCGACAATATGATGCGGGTGTTCGGAACGGGCCTGCCAATTTGGACAACGATCCAGGTGGCCATCCTGTATGCCTTCGCCAACGGCTACGTACCGTGGCTGACCTTTGCGGAAAATCCCTGGTATCTGCTTGTACTGGCGCTCCTCGTGCCGATCATTCACGAGACGCACTTCTTCATCCTGCATAGAACAATTCACTGGGGGCCGCTCTACAAATGGGTTCATTCGGTCCACCACAATTCGGTGAACCCGTCGCCATGGTCGTCACTCTCCATGCATCCGATTGAGCAGCTCGGCTATCTGGGCGTGGCTCTCTGGCATCTGATTGTCCCCTCCAACCCGATCTTGGCGCTCTATCAGCTTCACTTCGCCGGATTTGGCGCCATCCCCGGGCATATCGGCTTTGATAAGGTCGAAATCACCGAAGGCGCCATGGTCGATAGCCACGCCTACATCCACTACCTTCACCATAAGTATTTTGAGGTGAACTACGGCGACGGCCTCATTCCATTCGATAAGTGGTTCGGCACTTTCCACGACGGCTCGCGCGAAAGCGAGGCACGGATGCAAGCCCGCTATCAGAGGACCAAGCAGCGCGCGAATTCCAAGGCGCAAGCCAAAGGGGCGGTGACTGCTGACTAA
- a CDS encoding PAS domain-containing sensor histidine kinase, which yields MQHPVQVPSAAVDLNERKRPEEALRESEERFRTLVQFSFDVYWETDAQHRFIRQEFAETLSEPPVAEIGRTRWEVPYLEPDAEGWRKHRETLDAHLPFRDFEHARPTPDGGKRYTSVSGLPVFDETGRFMGYRGVGRYITERKRAEQALRESEARYRTFVDHATDTFTLHNEDGRVLDVNRNACESLGYSRDELIGAVPFFFNLDMDEATWRVNRERLKAGGIATLESRYRRRNGTVFPVEVRMREFCEGGQRQIICLSRDITERKRAAETFREMQAELTHANRAAAMGQVTASVTHELSQPITAMLCNAEAALNWLGSQAPNLEKARRALASIVADAKRGGEIIGWIRSLIKKTPAPKESVVVNGVILDVITIVRSELIKHGVLLETDLAPGLPLVEGYRVQLQQVVLNLILNAIEAMNSHEEGGRELRISTAADASNAVVVTVRDNGPGLDAAMVDRLFEPFYTTKPEGIGMGLSICHSIIEAHGGGLWAGANEPRGAVFQFNLPAGQGDPRRMS from the coding sequence ATGCAACATCCGGTTCAAGTGCCGTCGGCCGCGGTGGATTTAAATGAGCGCAAGCGCCCCGAGGAGGCGCTACGTGAGAGCGAGGAGCGCTTTCGCACCTTGGTGCAATTCTCGTTCGATGTGTACTGGGAAACCGACGCGCAGCATCGCTTCATCCGCCAGGAGTTCGCTGAGACGCTTTCCGAGCCGCCGGTCGCCGAGATTGGCAGGACGCGGTGGGAAGTGCCTTATCTGGAGCCTGATGCAGAGGGCTGGCGCAAGCACCGGGAGACGCTGGATGCCCACCTCCCGTTCCGTGATTTCGAGCACGCGCGGCCGACGCCCGATGGCGGCAAGCGCTACACGTCTGTCTCCGGGCTGCCCGTGTTTGACGAGACGGGGCGCTTCATGGGCTACCGCGGTGTCGGGCGCTACATCACGGAGCGCAAGCGCGCCGAACAGGCGCTGCGCGAGAGCGAGGCGCGTTACCGGACCTTCGTGGACCACGCGACAGACACGTTCACGCTCCACAATGAAGACGGTCGTGTTCTCGACGTGAACCGAAATGCTTGCGAAAGCCTGGGCTACAGCCGGGACGAACTGATTGGGGCTGTTCCGTTCTTCTTCAATCTGGATATGGATGAAGCGACCTGGCGGGTCAACCGCGAGCGCCTCAAGGCCGGCGGCATCGCTACGCTTGAGAGTCGCTATCGCCGAAGGAACGGCACCGTGTTTCCCGTTGAAGTCCGCATGCGAGAATTCTGCGAAGGCGGCCAGCGACAGATCATTTGTCTGAGCCGCGACATCACCGAGCGTAAAAGAGCCGCCGAGACCTTCCGGGAGATGCAGGCGGAACTGACACACGCCAATCGCGCGGCGGCCATGGGACAGGTCACGGCTTCGGTGACACACGAATTAAGCCAACCGATTACCGCGATGCTCTGCAACGCAGAGGCCGCACTGAACTGGCTAGGATCGCAAGCTCCGAATCTCGAAAAAGCGCGGCGGGCGCTCGCATCCATTGTCGCGGACGCCAAGCGGGGCGGCGAGATCATCGGCTGGATCCGTTCCCTGATCAAGAAGACGCCGGCGCCGAAAGAGAGCGTCGTTGTCAATGGTGTGATCCTGGACGTGATCACGATAGTCCGGAGCGAACTGATTAAACACGGTGTCTTGCTCGAGACCGACCTCGCGCCGGGCTTGCCGCTCGTGGAGGGCTATCGCGTCCAGCTGCAACAGGTTGTTCTCAATCTGATCCTCAACGCGATCGAGGCAATGAACAGCCACGAGGAGGGGGGACGGGAGCTGCGGATCAGCACGGCCGCAGATGCCTCAAATGCCGTTGTTGTCACCGTGCGGGACAACGGTCCTGGACTCGACGCGGCAATGGTCGACCGCTTGTTCGAGCCCTTCTACACCACCAAGCCGGAGGGGATCGGCATGGGCCTGTCTATCTGTCATTCGATCATCGAAGCGCATGGAGGAGGACTTTGGGCCGGTGCGAACGAACCACGGGGCGCCGTGTTTCAGTTCAATCTTCCCGCGGGACAGGGTGATCCACGTCGCATGTCTTGA